From the genome of Schaalia dentiphila ATCC 17982, one region includes:
- a CDS encoding ABC transporter permease codes for MLRYIGRRLLQTIPVFFGATFLIFAMVYLMPGDPVAALGGDRGLSEAAAAQIRAQYNLDKPFWMQYLLYLKGVFTLDFGTAFNGQKVTSIMATAFPTTARLAIYALAIETILGIGLGVVAGMRRGKWFDSTILVVSLLLISVPTFVLGFVLQYVLGVQLAILPTTASASVDLKSLTMPAMVLGGVSLAYVIRLTRQSVSENVSADYVRTARAKGLSGGVVMTRHILRNSLIPVATFIGGDLGALMGGAIITEGIFNIHGVGGTLWNAIIKGEPQTVVSVTTVLVLVYIIANLIVDLLYAVLDPRIRYE; via the coding sequence ATGCTCCGCTACATCGGACGGCGACTCCTCCAGACCATCCCGGTCTTCTTCGGAGCCACCTTTCTGATCTTCGCGATGGTCTACCTGATGCCAGGTGACCCCGTCGCCGCACTCGGCGGCGACCGCGGCCTCTCCGAGGCCGCCGCCGCGCAGATCCGCGCCCAGTACAACCTGGACAAGCCCTTCTGGATGCAGTACCTGCTGTACCTTAAGGGAGTCTTCACCCTCGACTTCGGCACCGCGTTCAACGGCCAGAAGGTTACGTCCATCATGGCGACCGCCTTCCCGACGACCGCGAGGCTCGCCATCTACGCGCTCGCCATCGAAACCATCCTCGGCATCGGCCTGGGCGTCGTCGCGGGCATGCGCCGCGGCAAGTGGTTCGACTCCACGATCCTCGTGGTCTCCCTGCTGCTGATCTCCGTCCCCACCTTCGTTCTGGGCTTCGTCCTCCAGTACGTCCTGGGTGTTCAGCTCGCGATCCTTCCGACCACGGCCTCGGCCTCCGTCGACCTCAAGAGCCTCACCATGCCAGCCATGGTGCTCGGCGGCGTGTCCCTGGCCTACGTCATCCGACTGACCCGCCAGTCCGTCTCCGAGAACGTCTCCGCGGACTACGTGCGCACCGCGCGCGCCAAGGGCCTCTCCGGCGGCGTCGTCATGACGCGCCACATCCTGCGCAACTCCCTCATCCCCGTCGCCACCTTCATCGGCGGCGACCTCGGCGCCCTCATGGGCGGCGCGATCATCACCGAGGGCATCTTCAACATCCACGGCGTCGGCGGCACCCTGTGGAACGCCATTATCAAGGGCGAACCCCAGACCGTCGTGTCGGTGACAA
- a CDS encoding peptide ABC transporter substrate-binding protein → MNLKKAWLVIPAAAALALTACAGGGTTSSGSGDKVITANGSEPQNPLLPGLTNENGGGKILTVLFSQLVRYEADGTAVLDVAESIEPNEDASEWTIKLHNDRKFSDGTPVQAHNFIKAWNLITSKNQQQAAFFNIFEGTDDEGNGEITGLTEVDDYTFTAKLKNPTSDFMSRLGYVAYAPLPDSTLENPEAGGQAPVGNGPYKMASADAWEHNVKFATVPNEHYVGDTKAKNDGVTFVFYTSLDAAYQDLSSDSLDVLESVPASVFATFESELPGRTVNQPYAGVQYFTIPQYLPHFSGEEGRLRRQAISLAVDRDTITKTIFNGTRTPAKDFTAPTLEGYDANIAGNDVLTYNPNKAKELWAQADAISPWDGTFTIAYNSDGGHKEWVDATANSIKNTLGIDAEGNPFADFKSLLDAEDKREMTGAFRNGWQGDYPALYNFLQPQFATGADANKGDYSNSEFDSLMIQASSATTTADAVKTLQKAQTILFQDLPAVPLWYPNVSGGWSKSVDNVQFDWKGQPVLYKVTKK, encoded by the coding sequence ATGAACCTGAAGAAGGCATGGCTCGTCATCCCCGCGGCTGCCGCGCTCGCTCTGACCGCCTGCGCCGGCGGCGGCACCACGTCGTCCGGCTCCGGCGACAAGGTCATCACCGCCAACGGCTCCGAGCCGCAGAACCCGCTCCTGCCGGGTCTGACCAACGAGAACGGCGGCGGCAAGATCCTGACCGTCCTGTTTAGCCAGCTCGTCCGCTACGAGGCCGACGGCACCGCCGTCCTTGACGTTGCCGAGTCCATCGAGCCCAACGAAGACGCATCCGAGTGGACCATCAAGCTCCACAACGACCGCAAGTTCTCCGACGGCACCCCCGTCCAGGCCCACAACTTCATCAAGGCCTGGAACCTCATCACCTCCAAGAACCAGCAGCAGGCTGCCTTCTTCAACATCTTCGAAGGCACCGACGACGAGGGCAACGGTGAGATCACCGGCCTGACCGAGGTTGACGACTACACCTTCACCGCGAAGCTGAAGAACCCCACCTCGGACTTCATGTCGCGCCTGGGTTACGTCGCCTACGCGCCGCTTCCGGACTCGACCCTGGAGAACCCTGAAGCAGGCGGCCAGGCCCCCGTGGGCAACGGCCCCTACAAGATGGCCTCCGCCGACGCGTGGGAGCACAACGTCAAGTTCGCGACCGTCCCCAACGAGCACTACGTGGGCGACACCAAGGCCAAGAACGACGGCGTCACCTTCGTGTTCTACACGAGCCTAGACGCCGCCTACCAGGACCTGTCCTCCGACTCCCTGGACGTCCTTGAGAGTGTTCCGGCCTCCGTGTTCGCCACCTTCGAATCCGAGCTGCCCGGCCGCACCGTGAACCAGCCCTACGCTGGCGTCCAGTACTTCACGATCCCGCAGTACCTGCCCCACTTCTCCGGTGAGGAAGGCCGCCTGCGCCGCCAGGCCATCTCCCTGGCCGTCGATCGTGACACCATCACGAAGACCATCTTCAACGGCACCCGTACCCCCGCCAAGGACTTCACGGCCCCGACCCTCGAGGGCTACGACGCCAACATCGCCGGCAACGATGTCCTGACCTACAACCCCAACAAGGCCAAGGAACTGTGGGCACAGGCCGACGCCATCTCCCCGTGGGACGGCACCTTCACCATCGCCTACAACTCTGACGGTGGCCACAAGGAATGGGTCGACGCGACCGCCAACTCCATCAAGAACACCCTGGGCATCGACGCTGAAGGCAACCCCTTCGCCGACTTCAAGTCGCTGCTCGATGCCGAGGACAAGCGCGAGATGACCGGCGCGTTCCGTAACGGCTGGCAGGGCGACTACCCGGCGCTGTACAACTTCCTGCAGCCCCAGTTCGCCACCGGCGCCGACGCCAACAAGGGCGACTACTCCAACAGCGAGTTCGACTCCCTGATGATCCAGGCGTCCTCCGCCACCACCACCGCGGACGCCGTCAAGACCCTCCAGAAGGCCCAGACGATCCTGTTCCAGGACCTGCCGGCCGTCCCGCTGTGGTACCCCAACGTCAGCGGCGGTTGGTCGAAGAGCGTCGACAACGTCCAGTTCGACTGGAAGGGCCAGCCCGTGCTGTACAAGGTCACCAAGAAGTGA